Sequence from the Zeugodacus cucurbitae isolate PBARC_wt_2022May chromosome 2, idZeuCucr1.2, whole genome shotgun sequence genome:
CTTGAAAAGCTGAAAGCTGGCCAAAAATTCCCCGAAGTAGCGACGGCTTATAGTGAAGATAAAGCGCGACAAGGTGGCGATTTAGGTTGGCAAATTCGTGGTGCCATGGTAGGACCTTTCCAAGATGCAGCTTTTGCTTTGCCCATATCGAATGTGAACAACCCTGTTTATACAGATCCTCCCATAAAGACGAAATTTGGCTATCATATTATTATGGTTGaaggaaagaaataaaaaaaaaaaaaacagattaaAGCTGTAAGCTTTCGttgattttgaattgattttgtattaaaaaaattaatttttaattacacaatttaataaatacacttttataAGTTATCAAGCCCCTTAATTTTTTGGTGAGCATCACGATTTTATTGAAGACAGtttattaacattatttatCATTTCTTGCCAGCATCCTCCTTCAATCCCACTGTGCGATTGAAAACAATGTGGTCTTTAACAGTATCAGGATCCACCGAGAAGAATCCAATTCGTTCAAATTGGAAATTGTCGTACACCTTTACGTTGGACAATGCCCGATCAGCGTATGCTTCCACTACGGTCAAGGAATCTTGATTGATGTCAG
This genomic interval carries:
- the LOC105213086 gene encoding peptidyl-prolyl cis-trans isomerase NIMA-interacting 4 isoform X2, which gives rise to MPPKKDAKGGKDNKASGSKRGGAAAGEEKGKEKKGGNAVKVRHILCEKQGKILEALEKLKAGQKFPEVATAYSEDKARQGGDLGWQIRGAMVGPFQDAAFALPISNVNNPVYTDPPIKTKFGYHIIMVEGKK
- the LOC105213086 gene encoding peptidyl-prolyl cis-trans isomerase NIMA-interacting 4 isoform X1, translated to MPPKKDAKGGKDNKASGSKRGGAAAGEEKGSTGKEKKGGNAVKVRHILCEKQGKILEALEKLKAGQKFPEVATAYSEDKARQGGDLGWQIRGAMVGPFQDAAFALPISNVNNPVYTDPPIKTKFGYHIIMVEGKK